The Pseudanabaena sp. ABRG5-3 genome includes the window GATAAAATCTCATCGATTATTTGCCTTTCCATTAAAGGGATAGAAGCATCTAACAGCGCTGATCCACTCTCCTGTATTAGCTTTACGCCAGTCCAGACAATATTTGCCGCGACCAATAGGGCAATCAAAGGATCAAGAATCAACCATCCTGTTACAGATACTAATAATATGCCGAGGATTACTCCCACAGAAGTCCATACATCGGTGAGTAAATGATGAGCATCGGCACGTAAAGTAATCGACTGAAGGCGTTTCCCAGCTTTGAGTAAGATCAGGGCAAGTCCACCGTTGATCGCTGAGGCAACTAGGGATAAGACTAATCCAAAACTGATCTGCTCTAGGGGCTGAGGATGTAAGAGTCTAGGGATCGCCGCGATCGCAATACTAACCGCCGCAACTAAAATTAATGCGCCTTCAAATCCACTGGAAAAATATTCAGCTTTGGAATGTCCGAAGGCATGTTCCTCGTCTGGAGGTTTCGCGGCATAGGTTAAAGCCCACACTGCACCGATTGCGGCAATAAGATTGACTCCCGATTCAAGGGCATCGGATAAAAATCCAATGGAATTAGTTAAAAAATAAGCACCTAATTTCAAGCCGATAGTGAAGATGGCGGCTCCAATCGACAGAAAAGCATAATAACGTGCGGATTTATTTTGCATATCGGATTTTCTAAGAACAGTCATCCAAAGCTATATATCAGTGTCCATTTTGCCTACGGCAAAATGGACACTCAAAACTCTTACTAGGATTGATTTTTGTTTGCAAATGCGTATGGACACATTTGCAAATCACTGTAGTAATCACCCCAGTATAAAGACTGATGGTTGGAACTAAGTGGCGTTTACCAATCCTTAACCGATAGATGATAGGCGGCGCTTTGCGCCGCCTATCATCTATCGTGCGTGAGTTTTTGGTGGATATTTAATGAGATCTGCTTATTGATTTAAGGATATGTGAACGTTTTATCGTATATAAGAGTCTAAAGGTATTAACCATTGACGTGACTGTTATGCAAACCGAGAACCAGCTAGAACCGAAGGAAGACAATCTCCCCGAAGAACTATCCGATTTTCCCGATGAGCTTGCTCCGCCCAAGAAATCGTTTATAGGACGCTGGAAATGGCGAATTGCCATTGTCTTAATCCTTGCGTTAGTTGGCGGTGGTGGTTACTATGCCTATACTCAACTAATTGCACCTGTCAGTAATCAAGGCAGTCGAAAACGCGATCGCGTGATTTCGATAAAGCGAACTGATTTACCGATCATCGTTACGGCTAATGGCACGATCCAGCCTGAAAAATCCATTAACGTCAGTCCTAAAAGTTCAGGTCGCCTCAAGAGTTTATTGGTCAAAGAAGGGCAATCTGTGACCGCAGGACAAATTCTCGCCTATATGGATGAGTCCAATACCTTAGGACAAATTACCCAAGCCGATGGTCAGTTGGCGGCGGCGCAGGCAAGCCTCGATCTGCTCCGCGCAGGTAATCGTTCTCAGGATATTGCCCAAGCCCAAGCAAACTTAGTCAATGCCCAAGCTACCCTCGAACAGTCAGAAATCGTTTATCGTCAAAATCAGCAGCTCTATAAAGAGGGGGCGATCGCTTCTAGGGATCTGGATGCTTCAAGGACAACAATGGAGGCAAATCGCGCTAAAGTCACCCAAACGAGAGAAGCTTTATCTTTGCAACAGGCAGGTTCACGACCTGAAGACATTGATCGCGCACAGGCTCAAGTTGTGGCGGCGGCAGGAACTCTGCAAACGGTGCAATCACAATTGGAAGATACGATTATTCGCGCTCCCTTTGATGGCGTAGTAGTGAGGAAGTATGCAGATCCCGGAGCCTTTGTCACCCCCACAACTTCAGGTAGTGCCGTAAGTTCCGCAACGGCTTCTTCAATTCTTGCCCTTGCTAGCAATAACCAAGTTGTTGCCAATGTTGCCGAAGCGAATATTGCTCAAATCGCCGTTGGTCAAGAGGTATCCTTTCAAGTTGATGCCTATCCCAATAAGAAATTTAGCGGTCGGGTCGTATCCATTTCACCACAAGCGATCGTTAATCAAAATGTCACCAGTTTTGAGGTGAAGGCAGAAATCACTTCTAAGGACAAGGAAATGTTGCGATCGGGCATGAATGCTAGCTTAGAATTTCGGGCAGGACAGCTAAAAGATGTTTTGGTCGTACCTACTGTAGCGATCGTGCGTCAGCAGGGCAGTACAGGCGTATATGTAAAAACGGAACAGAGTTCAACTCCTGTATTTACACAAATTGAAACAGGTGTCACCGTCGATGACAAAACCGAAGTGAAGTCAGGCTTAAATGGTGATGAAAAAATCTTTGTATCCTTCCCTGAAGGTTCCCGTCCCCGAACTGAGCCTAGAGGTGTTCCGGGGTTAACGCCTTCTACACCGCAGAGACAAAGGGGTTAAGAATAAATTTATGCAAAAGTCAAAGCCAATCGCCAAATCCCCAGCAAAACCATTGGCAAGGCAACGTATTCAGGTTGCGAAAGTTCCCTTTGCTGAGATCCTGACTATGGCAGCAGAGTCTCTGTGGAATAATCGTCTCCGCACCGCCCTGACAATGCTAGGCGTAATCATTGGGATTGCGGCGGTAATTGCGATTACATCGATCGGGCAAGGCATTCAGAAGTCAACTGAAAATCAGTTACAGGCTCTTGGCACAAATTCGATTAACGTTCTCACAGGTTCGGCTCGGACAGGTGGCATTAATCAGGGTGGTGGCTCTGCTTCCACTTTAACTTTAGAAGATGCTCAAGCAGTAGCCAAAGCACCTGCGATCAAGTTGATGTCCGCCTATTTACAGCGCAATAGACAGGTTTCCTATGGCAATCAAAATACTTCCACGACAGTGATTGGTACGGATGTTAATTATTCACCAATTCGGAATACTTTCCCAACTGAGGGCAGATATTTCGATCAAGAAGATATCGATAATGCCAAATCTGTAGTTGTACTTGGCTCGAAGGTAAAATCTGATTTATTTGGACGGGCAAATGCGATCGGCGAGAGAATTCGGATTCAGGGAGAGCAGTATCAAGTAATTGGTGTAATGGAATCTAAAGGAGCCTCAGGTGGTTTCGATCAGGACGATCGCGTATATATCCCTTTAAAAAATATGTCAGCGCGACAGGTGGGTAATAATTCTTTGCAAGGTATCTCCGTGAGCGGTTTTTGGGTACAGGCTTTAGATGAATCAGAAATTGAGGCGGCGCAATTCCAATTAACCAATCTCTTGCGTCTGCGGCATAAGATTTATCCGCCTCAGCCCGATGACTTTCGGATTGTCAACCAAACGGATATTGTCAGTGCCTTTACAAATATTGTCGGCTTATTAACCCTGATGGTCGGTGCGATCGCTGCCATATCTCTGATCGTTGGCGGTATCGGTATTGCCAATATCATGTTAGTTTCTGTGGTCGAGCGCACCCGTGAAATCGGTGTCCGCAAAGCTTTAGGAGCAACGCGAGCCGCCATTCTCAATCAGTTTCTTACCGAGGCTATTTTAGTTTCAGGGCTGGGTGGCATAGTTGGCATTGGGTTAGGAGTAGCGATCGCCTATGGGTCAGCAACAATTTTTCAATTCCCATTTCTGATCTCAATTTGGGCAGTTTTGGCAGGTTTTGGCTTATCGATGATTGTCGGACTAGTTGCAGGTGTAATTCCCGCCCGCAGTGCCGCCAAACTCGATCCTATTCAAGCGCTTAGAAGCGACTAACCGAAAATGGCTACGCCATTTTCAGCTTTGGTATAATTCACTCAGTACTTAGGGAGCAGCGATCGCTATGGTTACTCAGTTGCTTACTCAAACACCGATTATTTATCCAGACTGTGATGGTCAACCTATGGCAAATAATACAACTCAATTTCGCTGGATTGTCACGATCAAGCAGAATTTAGAATGGATTTTTGCTAACGATGATGTTTTTGTAGCAGGGGATTTGTTTTGGTATCCCATTGAAGGAAAGCCATCCATTGTCGTTACTCCTGATGTGATGGTGGCGATTGGTAGACCTAAAGGTGATCGCAAATCCTATCAACAATGGAATGAAGCTAATATTGCGCCTCAGGTTGTATTTGAGATTATTTCTCCTAGCAACACTGTCGATGAGATGGATATGAAGTTGCTATTTTTTGATCGCTACGGGGTTGAAGAATATTATATTTACGATCCCCAACGTCAGATTTTACGAGTGTTTTTGCGGCAGGACGAGGGCTTACAGATTGTGCCTTGGGAAAAACATTGGACAAGTCCGCGCTTAGGTATTCACTTTGAAATGGGCGAAGATGGCTTAGTTTTACGTCGTCCTGATGGTGCAATATTTCAGACTTTTGAAGAAATTACCCTATTGCTCGAACAGGCAAATCAAAGGGCTGCCGACGCAAACCAAAGGGCTGCCGAGGCAGAAAGGCGATCGCAACAATTAGCAGAAAAACTAATCGCCTTAGGCATCGA containing:
- a CDS encoding Uma2 family endonuclease, with the translated sequence MVTQLLTQTPIIYPDCDGQPMANNTTQFRWIVTIKQNLEWIFANDDVFVAGDLFWYPIEGKPSIVVTPDVMVAIGRPKGDRKSYQQWNEANIAPQVVFEIISPSNTVDEMDMKLLFFDRYGVEEYYIYDPQRQILRVFLRQDEGLQIVPWEKHWTSPRLGIHFEMGEDGLVLRRPDGAIFQTFEEITLLLEQANQRAADANQRAAEAERRSQQLAEKLIALGIDPNA
- a CDS encoding cation diffusion facilitator family transporter translates to MQNKSARYYAFLSIGAAIFTIGLKLGAYFLTNSIGFLSDALESGVNLIAAIGAVWALTYAAKPPDEEHAFGHSKAEYFSSGFEGALILVAAVSIAIAAIPRLLHPQPLEQISFGLVLSLVASAINGGLALILLKAGKRLQSITLRADAHHLLTDVWTSVGVILGILLVSVTGWLILDPLIALLVAANIVWTGVKLIQESGSALLDASIPLMERQIIDEILSAYDRQKIQFHDIRTRIAGTKRFVYFHVLVSGTWTVQEGHDLCEEIESKIITTIPNVKVFTHLEPLEDPKSWTDQEL
- a CDS encoding ABC transporter permease, coding for MQKSKPIAKSPAKPLARQRIQVAKVPFAEILTMAAESLWNNRLRTALTMLGVIIGIAAVIAITSIGQGIQKSTENQLQALGTNSINVLTGSARTGGINQGGGSASTLTLEDAQAVAKAPAIKLMSAYLQRNRQVSYGNQNTSTTVIGTDVNYSPIRNTFPTEGRYFDQEDIDNAKSVVVLGSKVKSDLFGRANAIGERIRIQGEQYQVIGVMESKGASGGFDQDDRVYIPLKNMSARQVGNNSLQGISVSGFWVQALDESEIEAAQFQLTNLLRLRHKIYPPQPDDFRIVNQTDIVSAFTNIVGLLTLMVGAIAAISLIVGGIGIANIMLVSVVERTREIGVRKALGATRAAILNQFLTEAILVSGLGGIVGIGLGVAIAYGSATIFQFPFLISIWAVLAGFGLSMIVGLVAGVIPARSAAKLDPIQALRSD
- a CDS encoding efflux RND transporter periplasmic adaptor subunit, whose product is MQTENQLEPKEDNLPEELSDFPDELAPPKKSFIGRWKWRIAIVLILALVGGGGYYAYTQLIAPVSNQGSRKRDRVISIKRTDLPIIVTANGTIQPEKSINVSPKSSGRLKSLLVKEGQSVTAGQILAYMDESNTLGQITQADGQLAAAQASLDLLRAGNRSQDIAQAQANLVNAQATLEQSEIVYRQNQQLYKEGAIASRDLDASRTTMEANRAKVTQTREALSLQQAGSRPEDIDRAQAQVVAAAGTLQTVQSQLEDTIIRAPFDGVVVRKYADPGAFVTPTTSGSAVSSATASSILALASNNQVVANVAEANIAQIAVGQEVSFQVDAYPNKKFSGRVVSISPQAIVNQNVTSFEVKAEITSKDKEMLRSGMNASLEFRAGQLKDVLVVPTVAIVRQQGSTGVYVKTEQSSTPVFTQIETGVTVDDKTEVKSGLNGDEKIFVSFPEGSRPRTEPRGVPGLTPSTPQRQRG